One window of Kosakonia cowanii JCM 10956 = DSM 18146 genomic DNA carries:
- the mdtJ gene encoding multidrug/spermidine efflux SMR transporter subunit MdtJ has product MIYWILLALAIVSEITGTLSMKWASINDSHSGFILMLVMIACSYIFLAFAVKKIALGVAYALWEGVGIAIITLFSVLLFDEPLSPLKAAGLVALALGIVLIKSGTRKAPRQEQGHVTA; this is encoded by the coding sequence ATGATTTACTGGATTTTATTAGCGTTGGCGATTGTCTCGGAAATAACCGGCACGCTATCTATGAAATGGGCAAGTATTAACGACAGCCACAGCGGTTTTATTTTAATGCTGGTGATGATCGCCTGTTCCTATATTTTCCTGGCGTTTGCGGTGAAAAAAATCGCCCTCGGCGTGGCCTACGCCTTATGGGAAGGTGTCGGTATTGCCATTATTACGCTGTTTAGCGTGCTGCTGTTTGATGAACCCCTCTCACCGTTGAAAGCGGCGGGTCTGGTGGCGCTGGCGCTCGGTATTGTGCTGATCAAGTCCGGCACGCGTAAGGCCCCACGT